A single genomic interval of Croceibacter atlanticus HTCC2559 harbors:
- a CDS encoding DUF1569 domain-containing protein: protein MTNVFTEKGTSEFINRIHNLTPETKPQWGKMSVEKMLAHCNVTYELIYEDKHPRPKGLKKLLIKLLIKNYVVGDKPFKKNGGTAPAFLIRDERKFKTEKERLIQHLEKTQQLGESHFNGKESHSFGPLTIKEWNTMFSKHLDHHLTQFGV, encoded by the coding sequence ATGACCAATGTTTTTACAGAAAAAGGCACTTCAGAATTTATAAATAGAATACATAACCTTACACCAGAAACAAAACCGCAATGGGGAAAGATGAGTGTCGAAAAAATGTTAGCTCACTGCAATGTTACTTATGAGTTAATTTATGAAGATAAACATCCAAGGCCGAAAGGCTTAAAGAAACTTTTAATAAAACTATTAATTAAGAATTATGTAGTAGGAGATAAACCATTTAAAAAAAATGGAGGTACTGCACCAGCATTTTTAATTAGGGATGAGCGCAAATTTAAAACTGAAAAAGAAAGGTTAATACAGCATCTGGAAAAAACACAACAACTGGGTGAATCTCATTTTAATGGGAAAGAGTCTCATTCTTTTGGACCATTAACTATAAAAGAATGGAATACCATGTTTAGCAAACACTTAGATCATCACCTTACTCAATTTGGTGTGTAG